Proteins co-encoded in one Zerene cesonia ecotype Mississippi chromosome 3, Zerene_cesonia_1.1, whole genome shotgun sequence genomic window:
- the LOC119837855 gene encoding leucine-rich repeat protein soc-2 homolog: MNLDNSSRENSEALDSVGTVSPREKYHSMKDKKVSVPSTEGARPKVVTVKHPESNKPKPTAKKNKPIQADLDVIKEFMRCRDEGVKRLDLSKSSITSLPPNVRDLTHLNEFYLYGNKLVALPAEFGCLTNLQTLALNENSLTSLPDSLANLKSLKVLDLRHNKLNDIPEVVYKLTSLTTLFLRFNRIRVVGDGIANLTNLTMLSLRENKIKELSSGIGNLVNLVTFDVSHNHLEHLPQEIGNCVNLSTLDLQHNDLLDIPETIGNLQALTRLGLRYNRLSSIPASLSNCVNMDEFNVEGNSISQLPNGLLCNLTKLTSITLSRNSFTSYPSGGPAQFTNVYSINLEHNQIDKIPYAIFSRAKNLTKLNMKENLLTSLPLDIGTWLNMVELNLGTNHLTKLPDDIQCLQNLQVLILSNNLLRRIPPSIGNLGKLRVLDLEENKLEILPNEIGFLHELQKLIVQSNQLTTLPRSIGHLVNLTFLSVGENNLQYLPEEIGTLENLESLYLNDNPNLCNLPFELALCVSLQIMSIENCPLTAIPSDVVSLGPSLVIQYLKSKGPYRAM, from the coding sequence ATGAATCTCGATAATTCATCGAGAGAGAATTCGGAAGCGTTGGATTCCGTCGGCACAGTAAGTCCGAGAGAAAAATATCACAGTATGAAGGACAAAAAAGTATCGGTTCCAAGTACGGAAGGTGCACGGCCTAAGGTCGTGACTGTGAAACATCCCGAGTCAAATAAACCTAAACCTACAGCTAAGAAAAACAAACCCATTCAAGCCGATTTAGATGTCATTAAGGAGTTCATGAGGTGCAGAGATGAAGGAGTTAAAAGATTAGACCTCAGCAAGTCTTCAATTACTTCTTTACCACCAAATGTTAGAGATTTGACTCATCTcaatgagttttatttatatggaaacAAACTGGTTGCTCTTCCTGCAGAATTTGGCTGTCTGACAAATTTACAAACCCTGGCTCTCAATGAGAATTCTCTGACAAGCTTGCCTGATTCTCTTGCAAACTTGAAATCATTAAAAGTTCTAGACTTAAGGcacaataaattgaatgatatTCCTGAAGTTGTCTACAAATTAACATCTTTGACAACTTTGTTCTTGAGATTCAATAGGATTAGAGTAGTGGGAGATGGCATAGCAAATTTAACCAATTTAACTATGCTTAGCTTGAGGGAAAACAAGATAAAAGAATTATCATCAGGAATTGGCAATTTAGTTAATTTGGTTACATTTGATGTATCACACAATCATTTGGAGCATTTGCCTCAAGAAATTGGAAATTGTGTAAATTTGTCGACATTGGATTTACAACACAATGACTTGTTGGACATACCAGAAACAATTGGCAATTTGCAGGCTTTGACTAGATTAGGATTGAGATATAATAGGCTTTCTTCAATACCAGCTAGTCTTAGCAATTGTGTTAATATGGATGAGTTTAATGTTGAAGGGAACTCTATTTCCCAATTACCAAATGGTCTACTTtgtaatttaactaaattaaccAGCATTACTTTATCGAGGAATTCATTTACAAGTTATCCATCAGGCGGCCCTGCGCAATTCACTAATGTATACTCCATTAATTTAGAACACAAccaaattgataaaataccATATGCTATATTTTCCAGAGCAAAAAATCTCACAAAACTGAACATGAAAGAGAATTTATTGACTTCTCTTCCTCTGGATATAGGGACATGGCTGAACATGGTGGAGCTTAACTTGGGCACAAACCATCTTACCAAACTACCTGATGACATACAATGTTTACAAAACTTACAAGTTCTGATCTTATCTAATAATCTTCTAAGGAGAATTCCTCCAAGCATTGGTAATTTGGGAAAGCTGAGGGTACTTGATCTTGAAGagaataaattagaaattctGCCAAATGAAATTGGATTTCTGCATGAATTGCAGAAGTTAATAGTTCAGTCTAACCAATTAACTACATTACCCCGCTCCATTGGTCACTTGGTTAACCTCACATTCTTGAGTGTAggtgaaaataatttacaatatttgccCGAAGAGATTGGCACGCTTGAAAATTTAGAATCACTATATCTAAATGATAACCCAAATTTGTGTAACCTGCCATTTGAACTAGCCTTATGTGTGAGTTTGCAAATAATGAGCATTGAAAATTGTCCATTAACTGCTATTCCATCCGATGTAGTATCTCTTGGGCCATCATtagttattcaatatttaaaatcaaaaggCCCCTACAGAGCCATGTGA
- the LOC119839500 gene encoding ras-related C3 botulinum toxin substrate 1, whose amino-acid sequence MSSGRPIKCVVVGDGTVGKTCMLISYTTDSFPGEYVPTVFDNYSAPMVVDGVAVSLGLWDTAGQEDYDRLRPLSYPQTDVFLICFSVTSPSSYENVTSKWYPEIKHHCPDAPIILVGTKIDLRDDRETLSLLSEQGMSPLKREQGQKLANKIRAVKYMECSALTQRGLKQVFDEAVRAVLRPEPQKRHQRKCLIM is encoded by the exons ATGTCTTCAGGGAGACCGATTAAGTGCGTGGTTGTAGGTGATGGAACTGTTGGAAAGACTTGTATGCTTATATCTTACACGACGGATAGCTTTCCGGGTGAATATGTTCCTACAGT ATTCGACAACTATTCAGCACCAATGGTTGTTGATGGTGTAGCAGTTTCATTAGGATTGTGGGATACAGCGGGACAAGAAGATTATGATAGACTGAGACCATTGAGTTACCCACAAACCGATGTGTTTCTTATTTGTTTCAGTGTAACaag TCCTTCATCTTATGAAAATGTTACTTCAAAATGGTATCCAGAAATTAAACATCACTGTCCTGATGCCCCTATCATCTTGGTTG GTACAAAAATTGACTTGCGAGATGATCGCGAAACTTTGAGTCTGCTATCTGAGCAGGGCATGTCTCCTCTAAAGAGGGAACAGGGACAGAAACTCGCAAATAAGATCAGAGCTGTTAAATATATGGAGTGTTCAGCATTGACACAGCGTGGGCTTAAACAG GTATTTGATGAAGCAGTTCGTGCAGTATTAAGGCCAGAGCCTCAAAAGAGACATCAAAGGAAGTGTCTAATCATGTAA